One genomic window of Coffea eugenioides isolate CCC68of chromosome 1, Ceug_1.0, whole genome shotgun sequence includes the following:
- the LOC113769071 gene encoding uncharacterized protein LOC113769071, with protein MPTDFQVPQHTTAEPFMLDTTMQGKVEMGESSAPMDKNLLKRLNKFDEFMRKSQGMSKPGGLDYDELCLFPDMQLSLGFKTPKFSKYDGTGNPKTHLRLFANKLGQPVSDENLPIRLFPKSLEGDALDWYSNLKPEEMKTWLDLSTAFVRQYEYNCELAPTRTTLEGTKKKPSEDHKIYVKQWRKMAAKVEPPMTEEEIVRTFIKAHDPPYFEEIFHMIGCSFVAIINKLEEYDEYVRAEKIVNVSVLKSQLDAL; from the coding sequence ATGCCAACTGACTTTCAAGTACCTCAACATACCACCGCTGAGCCATTCATGCTGGATACTACTATGCAAGGGAAGGTGGAAATGGGTGAATCTTCCGCCCCAATGGATAAAAACTTGTTGAAAAGATTGAAtaaatttgatgaattcatgAGAAAAAGCCAAGGAATGAGCAAGCCTGGAGGCTTAGACTATGATGAACTATGTCTTTTTCCAGATATGCAATTGTCTTTGGGTTTTAAAACACCCAAATTTAGTAAATATGATGGAACTGGCAACCCCAAAACGCATCTTAGACTATTTGCAAACAAGTTGGGACAGCCAGTAAGTGATGAAAATTTGCCTATACGTTTATTCCCAAAGAGTTTGGAGGGAGATGCTCTAGACTGGTATTCTAATTTGAAGCCTGAAGAAATGAAAACATGGTTGGATTTGTCAACCGCCTTCGTGAGACAATACGAGTACAATTGTGAACTTGCTCCCACAAGAACCACACTTGAAGGCACTAAAAAAAaaccatctgaagatcataagatATATGTCAAGCAATGGCGAAAAATGGCAGCTAAGGTGGAACCTCCGATGACTGAAGAGGAAATTGTCCGTACTTttattaaggcacatgatccacCATATTTTGAGGAGATTTTTCACATGATCGGGTGTTCATTTGTGGCAATTATCAATAAGTTGGAGGAATATGATGAATATGTCAGGGCAGAAAAAATCGTCAATGTATCAGTTTTAAAATCACAATTGGACGCCTTGTAA